The Novosphingobium terrae genome has a window encoding:
- a CDS encoding sugar MFS transporter, giving the protein MAPPVSSAAIRATAPTDSGTSYGPALSLLATLFFMWGFITVINNTLLPHLRSVFELTYTQTTLIESVWFIAYFVASIPSAKLIEKIGYKHSLVVGLCIMAAGALGMMLAASIPSYGVTLAMLFIIACGITLLQVAANPYVAVVGKPETASSRLNLVQALNSAGTMLAPMFGAYLILGRSKSGTANGEATLTHAERLADAHSVILPYGLVAVVLVVLAVILLRFPLPAMGQSNQRLAAEERAGHSLWKHRNLVFGVPAIFIYLIAEIGVANLFVNFVSQPTIANLTHEQAGRYLSFLWGGMMVGRFVGSAVMQKMRADLVLAAFSVGAFIVMMITVFTTGPVAMWSLILVGLFHSIMFPTIFTLGIKGLGPLTEEGSGLLIMAIAGGALVVVQGWLADTFGLQNSFLLTAACELYTLFYALWGSRPTHALPDVQVDAEAG; this is encoded by the coding sequence ATGGCGCCACCTGTCTCCTCAGCCGCGATCCGGGCCACAGCGCCCACGGATTCAGGCACTAGCTATGGCCCGGCCCTGTCGCTGCTGGCGACGCTGTTCTTCATGTGGGGCTTCATCACGGTCATCAACAACACGCTGCTGCCGCATCTGCGCAGCGTTTTTGAATTGACCTATACCCAGACAACATTGATCGAGTCGGTGTGGTTCATCGCCTATTTCGTGGCCTCGATCCCCTCGGCCAAGCTGATCGAGAAGATCGGCTACAAGCATTCGCTGGTGGTGGGCCTGTGCATCATGGCGGCGGGCGCGCTGGGCATGATGCTGGCGGCCTCCATCCCCTCTTACGGCGTGACTCTGGCGATGCTGTTCATCATCGCTTGCGGCATCACTTTGCTGCAGGTGGCGGCCAACCCTTACGTTGCGGTGGTGGGCAAACCGGAGACGGCTTCCTCACGCCTCAATCTGGTGCAGGCGCTCAACTCGGCGGGCACCATGCTGGCCCCGATGTTCGGCGCCTATCTGATCCTGGGCCGGTCCAAGAGCGGCACCGCCAATGGCGAGGCCACGCTGACCCACGCCGAGCGTCTGGCCGATGCTCACTCGGTGATCCTGCCTTATGGTCTGGTGGCCGTGGTGCTGGTGGTGCTGGCGGTGATCCTGCTGCGCTTCCCGCTGCCCGCCATGGGCCAGTCGAACCAGCGCCTCGCCGCCGAGGAGCGCGCGGGCCATTCCTTGTGGAAGCACCGCAATCTGGTCTTCGGCGTGCCCGCGATCTTTATCTACCTGATCGCCGAGATCGGCGTCGCCAATCTCTTCGTCAATTTCGTCAGCCAGCCGACCATTGCCAATCTGACTCACGAGCAGGCCGGGCGTTACCTCTCCTTCCTGTGGGGCGGTATGATGGTGGGCCGCTTCGTCGGTTCGGCGGTGATGCAGAAGATGCGCGCTGATCTGGTTCTGGCCGCCTTCTCGGTCGGCGCCTTCATCGTGATGATGATCACTGTGTTCACCACCGGCCCCGTGGCCATGTGGTCGCTCATTCTGGTGGGCCTGTTCCACTCGATCATGTTCCCCACCATCTTCACGCTGGGCATCAAGGGCCTTGGCCCGCTCACCGAGGAAGGTTCGGGCCTGCTGATCATGGCGATCGCCGGTGGCGCGCTGGTGGTGGTGCAGGGCTGGCTGGCCGATACCTTCGGCCTGCAGAACTCCTTCCTGCTAACCGCCGCCTGCGAGCTGTACACGCTGTTCTACGCGCTGTGGGGCTCGCGCCCCACCCATGCGCTGCCCGATGTGCAGGTGGACGCAGAAGCAGGCTAG
- a CDS encoding aldose epimerase family protein, with product MAAEARQESAGHLADGTEIFAITLKADNGVSARILSYGATLQSLIGPDRNGKKADVLLGYDDLAGYVDHPNYFGATVGRYANRIANGRFVLDGKTYQLPQNDHGQSLHGGDKGFDKLPWKVVSVQSGPVARLVLTHVSPDGDSGYPGTLNATVTYTLDEKGDLGITFEATTDKPTVVNMTNHAIFNLAGEGSAGGAMDHRLTVPASAFTPVGATLIPTGEKRTVAGSVFDFRAPRRMADGLRDGKDQQIVYGRGYDHNFALDKGLTATPQLAARLEDPASGRVLELLTTEPGVQVYTGNFLDGTLVGKQGHLYRMGDGIALEPQKFPDSPNHPDFISTRVDPGKPYRHSMIYRLTVAR from the coding sequence ATGGCCGCTGAAGCCAGACAGGAAAGCGCCGGCCATCTGGCCGATGGCACGGAGATTTTCGCGATCACGCTGAAGGCCGACAATGGCGTTTCGGCCCGCATCCTCTCCTATGGCGCGACGCTGCAGTCGCTGATCGGGCCTGACCGCAACGGCAAGAAGGCCGATGTGCTGCTGGGTTATGACGATCTGGCGGGCTACGTCGATCACCCCAACTATTTCGGCGCCACCGTGGGCCGCTATGCCAACCGCATCGCCAATGGGCGCTTCGTGCTGGACGGCAAGACCTATCAACTGCCCCAGAACGATCACGGCCAGTCGCTGCATGGCGGCGACAAGGGCTTCGACAAGCTGCCGTGGAAGGTGGTTTCGGTGCAGTCCGGCCCGGTGGCCAGGCTGGTGTTGACGCATGTCAGCCCCGATGGCGATTCGGGCTATCCCGGCACGCTCAACGCCACGGTGACCTACACGCTCGATGAAAAGGGCGATCTGGGCATCACTTTCGAGGCCACCACCGACAAGCCCACCGTGGTCAACATGACCAACCACGCCATCTTCAATCTGGCGGGCGAGGGCAGCGCGGGCGGCGCGATGGATCATCGCCTGACGGTGCCTGCTTCCGCCTTTACGCCGGTCGGCGCCACGCTGATCCCCACGGGTGAGAAGCGCACCGTGGCAGGCTCGGTCTTCGATTTCCGTGCCCCGCGCCGCATGGCCGATGGGCTGCGTGACGGCAAGGATCAGCAGATCGTCTATGGGCGTGGTTACGATCACAACTTCGCGCTCGACAAGGGGCTGACCGCCACGCCGCAGCTGGCCGCGCGTCTGGAAGATCCCGCCTCGGGCCGCGTGCTGGAACTGCTCACCACCGAGCCGGGCGTGCAGGTCTACACCGGCAACTTCCTCGATGGCACGCTGGTCGGCAAGCAGGGGCACCTCTATCGCATGGGCGATGGCATCGCGCTGGAACCGCAGAAGTTCCCGGATTCGCCGAACCATCCCGATTTCATCTCCACGCGCGTCGATCCCGGCAAGCCTTATCGGCACTCGATGATCTATCGCCTCACCGTTGCCCGCTGA
- a CDS encoding IlvD/Edd family dehydratase yields the protein MTDKQPTKLRSRAWFDNPDNIDMTSLYLERYLNFGLSLEELRSGKPIIGIAQTGSDLSPCNRHHLVLAERIREGIREQGGIALEFPVHPIQETGKRPTAGLDRNLAYLALVEAMYGYPLDGVVLTTGCDKTTPALLMAAATVNIPAIALSVGPMLNGWHKGERTGSGTIVWKGRQMLAAGEIDDEGFIKLVASSAPSTGYCNTMGTATTMNSLAEALGMMLPGSAAIPAPYRDRQECAWRTGKRIVDMVHEDLKPSDILTLDAFHNAIVVNSAIGGSTNAPIHLAAIARHIGVDLPLTDWQDLGHKVPLLVNLQPAGEYLGEDYYRAGGVPAVVAQLMGQGLIREGAITVNGQTMGDNCRGTEIEDEKVIFPFEKPFKEEAGFLVLSGNLFDAAIMKTSVISDEFRERYLSNPEDPEAFEGPAVVFDGPEDYHHRIDDPAVGITPETLMFMRGAGPIGYPGAAEVVNMRPPAYLITEGVSALPCIGDGRQSGTSGSPSILNASPEAAAMGGLALLETGDRVRIDLRKGTVNVLISDEELAARREALKAKGGFPYPASQTPWQEIQRNLVGQMNTGAILEGSEKYQRIAQTMGLPRDNH from the coding sequence ATGACCGACAAGCAACCCACCAAGCTCCGCAGCCGCGCCTGGTTCGACAATCCCGACAACATCGATATGACCTCGCTCTATCTGGAGCGTTACCTCAACTTCGGCCTCAGCCTTGAGGAGCTGCGCAGCGGCAAGCCGATCATCGGCATCGCCCAGACCGGTAGCGATCTCTCGCCCTGCAACCGCCACCACCTCGTGCTGGCCGAGCGTATCCGCGAAGGCATTCGCGAACAGGGCGGCATTGCGCTGGAATTCCCGGTCCATCCCATTCAGGAAACCGGCAAGCGCCCCACCGCCGGGCTGGATCGCAATCTGGCCTATCTGGCGCTGGTCGAGGCGATGTATGGCTATCCGCTCGACGGCGTGGTGCTGACCACCGGCTGCGACAAGACGACTCCGGCGCTGCTGATGGCGGCGGCGACGGTGAACATTCCGGCCATCGCCCTGTCGGTCGGCCCGATGCTCAACGGCTGGCACAAGGGTGAGCGCACGGGCAGCGGCACCATCGTGTGGAAGGGCCGCCAGATGCTGGCCGCCGGCGAGATCGACGATGAGGGCTTCATCAAGCTGGTGGCCTCCTCGGCGCCCAGCACCGGCTATTGCAACACCATGGGCACGGCCACCACGATGAACTCGCTGGCCGAGGCGCTGGGCATGATGCTGCCCGGCAGCGCCGCCATTCCCGCGCCCTATCGCGACCGTCAGGAATGCGCATGGCGCACCGGCAAGCGCATCGTGGATATGGTGCATGAGGACCTCAAGCCCTCCGACATTCTGACGCTGGACGCGTTCCACAATGCCATCGTCGTCAATTCGGCGATTGGTGGTTCCACCAATGCGCCGATCCATCTGGCCGCCATCGCGCGCCATATCGGTGTCGATCTGCCGCTGACCGACTGGCAGGATCTGGGCCATAAGGTGCCGCTGCTGGTCAACCTGCAGCCTGCCGGCGAATATCTCGGCGAGGATTATTACCGCGCGGGCGGCGTGCCCGCCGTGGTGGCGCAGCTGATGGGCCAGGGCCTGATCCGCGAGGGCGCGATCACCGTCAACGGCCAGACCATGGGCGACAACTGCCGTGGCACCGAGATCGAGGATGAGAAGGTCATCTTCCCCTTCGAGAAGCCCTTCAAGGAAGAGGCCGGTTTTCTCGTGCTGAGCGGCAATCTCTTCGATGCCGCGATCATGAAGACCAGCGTGATCTCGGATGAATTCCGCGAGCGTTATCTCTCCAACCCCGAAGACCCCGAAGCCTTCGAAGGTCCCGCCGTGGTCTTCGACGGGCCGGAGGATTACCACCACCGCATCGACGATCCCGCCGTTGGCATCACGCCGGAAACGCTGATGTTCATGCGCGGCGCTGGCCCCATTGGCTACCCCGGCGCTGCCGAGGTGGTGAACATGCGCCCGCCTGCTTACCTCATCACCGAGGGTGTCAGCGCTCTGCCCTGCATTGGCGACGGGCGCCAGTCGGGCACCTCGGGCAGCCCCTCGATCCTCAATGCCTCGCCCGAGGCGGCGGCGATGGGCGGTCTGGCCCTGCTGGAAACCGGCGACCGCGTGCGCATCGATCTGCGCAAGGGCACCGTCAATGTGCTGATTTCCGATGAGGAACTGGCTGCCCGCCGTGAGGCTCTGAAGGCCAAGGGCGGCTTCCCCTATCCCGCCAGCCAGACGCCGTGGCAGGAAATCCAGCGCAATCTGGTCGGCCAGATGAACACCGGCGCCATTCTGGAAGGCTCTGAAAAGTACCAGCGCATCGCCCAGACCATGGGTCTGCCGCGCGACAACCACTAA